A region of the Corynebacterium endometrii genome:
GCTATCGCCGCGGGCGTTGTGGTCTCCGCTCTAGTGGTCATCGCGCTCAAGCAGTTCTGGCCTAACGAAACGATTGAGAAGGCGGCCGCCGATAAGGCGGCAGCGGACGCTTCCACGGGCGCTCCGGTTTAGGTTCGCGCGACTGCCAAAGCAACGGCCTGCAGTAGCCGTAGCGCTATGGCAGCGTGAACTAAAGCTTCGTACAATGGATGAGAAAAGCAACACCACAGAAAGGAACTTTCACTATGGCTTCCAAGACCGTCAAGGTTGGCTCCGCAGTAGGCCTACACGCCCGCCCAGCATCAATCATTGCTGACGCAGCTGCAGAATACGATGAGGACATTTTCCTCAACCTCGCGGGTGAGGAAGAAGATGAGGAAACCGATGCGGCATCCTCACTCATGATTATGGCCCTCGGCGCCGAGCAGGGTGACGAGGTTACCGTTACCTCTGACAATG
Encoded here:
- a CDS encoding HPr family phosphocarrier protein — translated: MASKTVKVGSAVGLHARPASIIADAAAEYDEDIFLNLAGEEEDEETDAASSLMIMALGAEQGDEVTVTSDNAEAVEKIAALIEQDLDA